The genomic segment TACCATTACTCTCTGAAAAAATATTGTTGTACCGTTTTATTGCCAAATTCGACAAATAAACTCGCACTTTAAACCTATTTTCCCATAATATTCTTTTGTTTATAATTATAACACATTTTTTCTAATTTTATATTAGAATTTAATATAAAACAAAAAAAGCTTAAAGTTGATTATTTTTTACTTTAAACTTTTTATTTATTATATTATTTTAATGTTTAAAATCCATTCTTTTAACAAAGACTATAAAATATAATTATTGCAAAAGGAGGAATTTTTCATGGCTAAAGTTACTGGCGTAGTTAAATGGTTTGATACAGAAATAGGCTATGGATTTATATCTTGTGACAAAGGAGATGATGTTTTTGTACATCATTCCCAAATTAAAGATAAAGGGCCTGATAAAGATCTGCATGAAGATGAAAGTGTTACCTTCGACATTGAAAGTGGCGAAAAGGGACCTATGGCTACAAATGTTCAAAGATTATAATATAAGATTCTGGATATGTGGATTAAATGAATTCTATTATCTGCATTGTAAACTCATATTTCCTAGAGAGGTGCTTCTAAAGTAAAAATGGCTAAAGTTACTAATATAAGATATCTAATTTAATTGCCAAAAAAGAACCCTTGTTTTGAGGGTTCTTTTTTGGCAATTAAATAGTATTGGCTTTCTCTATATATTCTTTTAAAATTCCACATGTATGATTAAATTGTGATTTTTCTTTTTTAGTTAAGCTTATTTCAATAACTTCTTCTACTCCATTTTTACCTAATATAACAGGTACACTTGCAAAAACATTTTCTTCACCATACTGTCCTTCTAATAATGTAGATGCAGGAAGTATTCTCTTTTCATCATGAAGTATTGCTTTAACTATTTCACTTAAACCAACGCCTATTCCAAACTCTGTACATCCTTTTCCAGCTATTATCTCATATGCTGCATTTGCTGTTCTACTAGCTAACTCATCTAGATTAAGCCTTCCATAAGTTTCTGTTTTTTCCTTCATCAAATCAAATAATGGTTTTCCACCAAAATACACATGTGACCATGGTACCATTTGTGAATCCCCATGTTCTCCCATGCAATATGCTTGTATAGATTTCTGATCTATGCCTGTTTCATCTGATAATATTCTTCTAAGCCTTGATGAATCTAACGTTGTTCCAGTTCCAAAGACTTTGTTTTTCGGAAAACCTGTTTTTTTCCATATATAATGAGCTATTACGTCTACTGGATTTGATATAACTATAAATATACCATCAAATCCTGATTCTAGTATTGGATTTATTATAGTATTTACTTCTTTTATTGTATCTTCTAAATAATCTAAACGTGATTTATTATCTTCTGGTGGAATTCCAAGACTTACTACTACAATATCTGCATCTTCGCAATCTTTAAAAGTACCTTTTTTGCTTTTTACATAATGAGGTAAATATGAAACTGTATCACTTAAATCAACTGCTTCTGCATTTGCTTTCTTTTCTATTTTATCAATCATTACAATTTCATCACATATACCCTGTATTGCTAGAGAAAATGCACAATGTGAGCCTACATTTCCACTTCCAACTATTACTATTTTCCTAGTTTTTATGCTCATTTTTAATCACCATCTACTTCCGTTAATAATTAAGGATATGAAATAAAATAACGAGTCCAATTTTTTTGATTGTGCCTTAGTAAATTAATCCCTACTATTCAACAATACCACCTGTTGCTTTTTCAGCATTAGCTTCAATATCTGAAGGAATCTTTATATTTAATTTTTTTGCAACATCTGTATTTATAACTACTTTTATTTCACTTAATTTTGTTATTTCAATTTCTGAAGGCTTCTTTCCCTCAAATATTTCTGCAGCTTCAAAGCCTGCTTCTTTTCCTAATTTATAGTAATCTATACCTAAAGTAGCGAGAGCACCTTTACTAATTGCAGCGTCTTCAGCACCAATTACAGGAATGTTTTTTTCTAAACAAAGCTTACCTACTAATGTATAGCTTGAAGCTACTGTATTATCTGTTGGTGTGTATAGTGCATCAATTTCACCAAGAGCACTTGCTAAATTTTGATTTATTTCATTTGTATTAGTGACTGCTATTTCCTTTACTGTAATTCCATGTTTTTCTGCTTCAGCCTTAAATTCATTAACTTGAATTACAGCATTAGTTTCTGACGAATTATAAATTACCCCTACAGTTTTAGCATTTGGAATTAACTTTACTAATAATTCCATTTGTTTATCTACTGGAGTCTTATTTGATGTACCTGTAACATTAGTACCTGAACTCTTCCAATCCTTTGCAACTCCTGCTTTTACTGGATCTACTACTGCAGAACATACTATTGGGATATCTTTAGTGGCATTGTATGCCGCTTGAACTGCTGGTGTTGCAATTGCAAAAATCAAATCCTTCTTACTATCTACAAATTGTTTAGAAATGGTCTGTGTATTTGATTGATCACCTTGAGCATTTTGCTGCTCAATCTTTATGTTTTTTCCTTCTTCATATCCGTTTTCTTTTAGTGCATCAATAAAACCTTTATTAGTTAAATCCAATGCGTCATGTTGTACTAATTGTATAATTCCAATATTTTTTATTTCTGATGAAGAAGTTTTCTCTTTGCTAGATCCTGTTGCATCTTGTCCACATCCAGAAAGCACTCCACCTACTAAAACTGTACATAATAACATTGCTAATTTTCTTTTTCCTACCATATTACTGTCCTCCTAATTTTTCACTTTCATAATTAACACATTCCTACTGTACTGCTAATTTTACTATCATTATGATAATTTAATTTATATTTTCATAATGATTTGATAATATTCTGCCAATCTTTTTGTTATAATATCATAATTTATAATAGTTGTAAAGTTAAGGAGACTTTTGGTAAATTTATAAAAGGGCCTGACCCTTTTATTGATGTCGATTCAGTGCAAAATAATAAAGCTGAGATTTTCTAAATATAAGAAAATCTCAGCCTATAAATATGATCTTTATAACTCTGTGTACTTCTTGCTGTTACCTTTAGCTTTTTCTACTGGATATTTCTCTTCGTTTTTATCCATTTTGCTATTTATAATTTCCTCTAAATCTACTCCTAATGAATCAGCCATATGTATACAATAAACCATAACATCAGCCAGCTCTTCTAAAACATGTTCTTTATTATAGTTTTCTTCATCCCATAAAAATTCTTCTAGAAGCTCTCCTGCTTCTATGGATATAGCTTTAGATAGATTTGCTGGGGTGTGAAATTGACTCCAGTCTCTGTCATTTCGGAATTTTCTTATTCTATTTATTGTTTCTTTCATATTATTCACTCTTTCTATGCTTTTCCAGTTTTTATGTTTATTATAGCATATATTACATAAAATGAATTTCATAAAAATCTCTAAGTATTATAGAGTCATATTATTTTTTAACCTTTATATTATTTTATGTTGAACACAGCTCTGAGAAAATAATTCTTAACCCTGCAAAATACCCTTGAGGTGTAAAAAATTAAGAAAAGAATAATTGTTGTAGCTGCAATTATTAAATTTAATTATTCTCTTGCCTTTTTTGTTAATTTGTAGTATATTTGCAACATGATGTTTAAAAAATATTTTTTTAAGGAGGTTGAACTATGAATACAATTATATTATTTATTACATTTATAAAATTAAATACATGTACTTATTCATCTGTGAAACCTCGCGAAAGAACCGCTATGTGATATTTATTATTAACTTTTAGCGTTTAACTTTTATATTATTTTGCGTTGAACACAGCTCTGAATAGCTGTGTCTTTTTTGCGTTTAAAAGTTTATAAAGTTGCTTTGTTTAGCTTAGGGCACATTCAAAACTTATTATTTATCTTCATGCGCATGCGCCTAATTGAAAACTTTATAAATTTAAAATTTTAAACATCATGCAATATCTAGGCATATCAAACCATCAGATTATTGAAATCATATGCCAAAAAGGAGGAAATTTTATGACCTTATTTAAAAATCACATTGCAAAACAATGGAAATTATTACTTTTGCCTATGTTTGCTATGATAGTATCCATCTGTGCAGATAGCTCTTATCCTTACTTTCAAAAGATATTTATTGATAATATAATTCTTGGTCATATGGATAATTATTTAATTATATTTTTAATAGTTGTTGTTTCAGTTGCGCTAATTCATGGTTTATTTTCTTACTTAAATGAGTATTTGTTCGATAAATTCGCTCTTATAGTGTGTAAAAAATTGAGACAAGATTTATACTCTAAATTTCAATCTTTTGAATTCTCTTTTTTCGATAATAATAACACTGGTGAATTACTTTCGAGAATTATTGAAGATGTAGATGTAGTATGGGACACTCTATCCTTTGGACTGAGATTGCTATTGGAAGCAATAATACTTTTTTCAGTTTCTGCTTTTATAATGTTTAATATAAATAAAACTTTAACTATTATCTGCTTACTTGTTCTATTACCCGTTGCTTATATTGGAACAATTATGGACAAGAAGTTCTGGACTGTATATTCACAAATTAGTGATCAAACAGCAGAAATAAACTCCATAGTTCAGCAGGATGTTTCTGGTATCAGACTTGTAAAAGCTTTTGCTCGTGAAAAATATGAAATATCAAAATTTTTGAAAGTAAACAAAAAATTCTTTGATTTAAATGTTGAGCAGGCAAAAATAGTTGGGACTTATGGTCCTATAATTGAACTTTTAACAAACGCTGCACCAATTTTAATGATTGTTTATGGTGGTTATTTATGTATTCAAGGAAATTTAAGCTTTGGTAGTTTAGTAGCATTTACTAGTTATATTTTTAATCTTTCTTGGTGTGTAAAGAATTTAGGTTTTTTTATTAACTTACTTTCACAAAATAAGGCTTCTATGAGTAAAATTACTGATATTTTAGATAGAAATTCTCAAATTACTTCCAAGGAAAATGGTTATAACCCTACTGAAGTTAAAGGAGATATTATATTTAAAAATGTAAGCTTTTCTTATAACAATGTTGAAGTACTTCATGATATAAATTTAAATATTCCTCACGGAAGTACTGTTGCAATAATGGGTACCACTGGATGTGGTAAAAGTACCTTACTTTCTCTAATAGGCAGGTATTACGATGTGACTAAAGGAGAAATTTTAGTTGATAACGTCAATGTTAAGAACTGGAACTTAGAAACTTTAAGAGCTAATATGTCTGTTGTATTTCAAGATACTTTCTTATT from the Clostridium beijerinckii genome contains:
- a CDS encoding cold-shock protein, with protein sequence MAKVTGVVKWFDTEIGYGFISCDKGDDVFVHHSQIKDKGPDKDLHEDESVTFDIESGEKGPMATNVQRL
- a CDS encoding L-lactate dehydrogenase, giving the protein MSIKTRKIVIVGSGNVGSHCAFSLAIQGICDEIVMIDKIEKKANAEAVDLSDTVSYLPHYVKSKKGTFKDCEDADIVVVSLGIPPEDNKSRLDYLEDTIKEVNTIINPILESGFDGIFIVISNPVDVIAHYIWKKTGFPKNKVFGTGTTLDSSRLRRILSDETGIDQKSIQAYCMGEHGDSQMVPWSHVYFGGKPLFDLMKEKTETYGRLNLDELASRTANAAYEIIAGKGCTEFGIGVGLSEIVKAILHDEKRILPASTLLEGQYGEENVFASVPVILGKNGVEEVIEISLTKKEKSQFNHTCGILKEYIEKANTI
- a CDS encoding ABC transporter substrate-binding protein translates to MVGKRKLAMLLCTVLVGGVLSGCGQDATGSSKEKTSSSEIKNIGIIQLVQHDALDLTNKGFIDALKENGYEEGKNIKIEQQNAQGDQSNTQTISKQFVDSKKDLIFAIATPAVQAAYNATKDIPIVCSAVVDPVKAGVAKDWKSSGTNVTGTSNKTPVDKQMELLVKLIPNAKTVGVIYNSSETNAVIQVNEFKAEAEKHGITVKEIAVTNTNEINQNLASALGEIDALYTPTDNTVASSYTLVGKLCLEKNIPVIGAEDAAISKGALATLGIDYYKLGKEAGFEAAEIFEGKKPSEIEITKLSEIKVVINTDVAKKLNIKIPSDIEANAEKATGGIVE
- a CDS encoding nucleotide pyrophosphohydrolase; translation: MKETINRIRKFRNDRDWSQFHTPANLSKAISIEAGELLEEFLWDEENYNKEHVLEELADVMVYCIHMADSLGVDLEEIINSKMDKNEEKYPVEKAKGNSKKYTEL
- a CDS encoding ABC transporter ATP-binding protein, giving the protein MTLFKNHIAKQWKLLLLPMFAMIVSICADSSYPYFQKIFIDNIILGHMDNYLIIFLIVVVSVALIHGLFSYLNEYLFDKFALIVCKKLRQDLYSKFQSFEFSFFDNNNTGELLSRIIEDVDVVWDTLSFGLRLLLEAIILFSVSAFIMFNINKTLTIICLLVLLPVAYIGTIMDKKFWTVYSQISDQTAEINSIVQQDVSGIRLVKAFAREKYEISKFLKVNKKFFDLNVEQAKIVGTYGPIIELLTNAAPILMIVYGGYLCIQGNLSFGSLVAFTSYIFNLSWCVKNLGFFINLLSQNKASMSKITDILDRNSQITSKENGYNPTEVKGDIIFKNVSFSYNNVEVLHDINLNIPHGSTVAIMGTTGCGKSTLLSLIGRYYDVTKGEILVDNVNVKNWNLETLRANMSVVFQDTFLFSDTIKNNIDFGSNKSESALIKAVKDSAAYSFIKEMPEGFDTIIGERGLGLSGGQKQRLAISRAILRKSPILILDDSTSALDMETEFKVLQNLRNDKKKATTFIIAHRISGVKDADIILFMKDGRIVEKGDHSSLVKAKGYYHSVYSHQFQDFEALTLEAN